From the Sphingobium yanoikuyae genome, the window CCCTGACCAGCACCGGCGGCTCGACCGGCTTGGCGATATGATCGTTCATGCCCGCAGCCTTGCAGCGCTGCTTTTCCTCCTCATAGGCATGGGCGGTCATGGCGATGATCGGCAGATCCTCGGCGCTCCACTGCTCGCGGATGATCCGGGTGGCGCTGATGCCGTCCATTTCGGGCATCTGCACGTCCATCAGCACGGCGGCATAACCCGCCCCCTTCTCGCGCACCATGTCGCAGGCGATGCGGCCATTTTCCGCGAAATCCACCTTCAACCCGGCATCGTCCAGCAGTTCGGCCGCAATCTCGCGGTTGATCTCATTATCCTCGACCAGCAGCACGCGCAGCCCGCGCAGCGCTTCGGCCACCATCGGCAGGGCGGGCGTGGCCGGCGCGGCGACATGGACGACGGGCGCATGTTCCTCGGCGAAAATCTCGGTGATCGTATCCAGCAATATCTTGGGCACGACCGGCTTGGTCAGGAAGGCGGCAACCTTGTCGGTATCGACACCCTGCAACAGATCGTCCGCGCCATAGGCGGTGATGATCAATGCCTTGGGCTGGGGATGGCGCAGCGCCGTGGCACGCAGCGCATCGACCGTCTCCATCCCGTCCAGGCCGGGCATCTTCCAGTCGAGCAGGGCCAGGTCATAGGGCTCGCCCCGTTCGTCGGCATGTTCGATCGCGGCGATCGCCTCGCCACCCGACGCCACCAGATCCACCGCCATGCCCCAGCCGGCAAAGACGTCATGGATGATCTGGCGCGACGCCGGATTGTCGTCGGCGGCCAGCACGCGCAGCCGGCGGACATGCGCCGACATCGGCATTTCCAGCCCCATCGCCCGGTCGTCCGCATCCATCAGCATGTGGCAGATGAAGCTGCTGCCCTGGCCGGGTGCGCTCTCGACCGCGATGTCACCGCCCATCTGCTCCACGATCTGACGGCAGATGGCGAGGCCAAGGCCGGTGCCACCGAACCGCCGCGTGGTCGAACTGTCCGCCTGGGTGAAGGAATGGAACAGCGATTTCTGCTGCTCGGGCGTCATGCCGATGCCGGTGTCGCGCACCGTCAGCTTCAGCCGCACCCGGCCATTCTGCTCGGACGCCGACAGGCCGATGGTGACGGTGCCTTCCTCGGAAAATTTGACGGCATTGCTCATCAGGTTGAGCACGACCTGACAGAAGCGCATTTCGTCGCCTATCAGCCGCTCGGGCACATCGGCGTCGACCCGCGAGACAACCCTGACCTGCTTTGCCTCGGCATTGGCCGCGACCAGTTGGATCTGGTTCTCGATCGCGCTGCGCAGGGTGAAGGGATGCGCCTCCAGCGTCAGCTTGCCCGCTTCATTCTTCGAGAAATCGAGGATGTCGTTGATCAGCCGCAGCAGCGACACGCCAGCCTGGTTGATCTTGCCGATATAATCCTGCTGCTTGGGGTCGAGGTCGGTCCGGGCGACCAGATGGCAGAAGCCCAATATGGCATTCATCGGCGTGCGGATTTCATGGCTCATATTGGCCAGGAACAGGCTCTTCGCGCGATTGGCCTCCTCCGCCTCGCGGGTCCGCGCCTCCAGCGCCTGATTCTTGGCCAATATCTCCTCGCCCATCTTCTGGTTGCGCTGAAAACTCTCGACCAGCTTGTCGCTCAGCCAGACCAGCACTGCCGTCTGGAAGGCAACGATGCCGGCATGCAGCAGCACCCGTTCCAGATTACCCTGCCCCGGAAACACCGCATAGGGCAGCAGATAGAGCAGCAGCAGATGATGCAGCGCCGTCGCCGTCGCCGCCGCCAGGATGGCCCGCTTGTCGCACCAGGCGATGGTCAGCGCCAGCATGGCGAAGAAATACATGTGCATGTCCATCTGCCAGGCATGGCCGCGCAGCAGGAACAGCAGGATCGCCGGCTCGCCCATCAGTGCGACGGCGGACAGATAGCGGGTC encodes:
- a CDS encoding response regulator yields the protein MIIELDKLRFHFGRFLVPLFWAHVPLLATVALLTGHSPIAAALGGTLLAGAYHLTWWRQGIAPATRYLSAVALMGEPAILLFLLRGHAWQMDMHMYFFAMLALTIAWCDKRAILAAATATALHHLLLLYLLPYAVFPGQGNLERVLLHAGIVAFQTAVLVWLSDKLVESFQRNQKMGEEILAKNQALEARTREAEEANRAKSLFLANMSHEIRTPMNAILGFCHLVARTDLDPKQQDYIGKINQAGVSLLRLINDILDFSKNEAGKLTLEAHPFTLRSAIENQIQLVAANAEAKQVRVVSRVDADVPERLIGDEMRFCQVVLNLMSNAVKFSEEGTVTIGLSASEQNGRVRLKLTVRDTGIGMTPEQQKSLFHSFTQADSSTTRRFGGTGLGLAICRQIVEQMGGDIAVESAPGQGSSFICHMLMDADDRAMGLEMPMSAHVRRLRVLAADDNPASRQIIHDVFAGWGMAVDLVASGGEAIAAIEHADERGEPYDLALLDWKMPGLDGMETVDALRATALRHPQPKALIITAYGADDLLQGVDTDKVAAFLTKPVVPKILLDTITEIFAEEHAPVVHVAAPATPALPMVAEALRGLRVLLVEDNEINREIAAELLDDAGLKVDFAENGRIACDMVREKGAGYAAVLMDVQMPEMDGISATRIIREQWSAEDLPIIAMTAHAYEEEKQRCKAAGMNDHIAKPVEPPVLVRVLDRWLKAGRVTTPLPSPVVPTVASSSLPDRLPPFDLPAALARVNGKTGLLRKLIVTFGDSYDHVGRDLRAHLAAGLLPDARRLAHSLKGVAGSLELPGVQQIASDIERMLAAGETGPALAAVVDLEVAIAPAIAAARSLTGGAEASDVAIVTDQDDGAVEQARTELRGLIARRSLSARAGFERLAQAMGLTADQRAGHPVQRALEQLDYETALALIDADAPGAGTAGRSIDPAGATS